From one Xyrauchen texanus isolate HMW12.3.18 chromosome 17, RBS_HiC_50CHRs, whole genome shotgun sequence genomic stretch:
- the LOC127657764 gene encoding coiled-coil domain-containing protein 106-like encodes MNDAESATRKHANSRELQTPKNEDAYEISIPFEDNNFEQQGGFYNQNEQNFDGTNPPAPGSSYLLITNLRTQLQISLEKNSWLQKRIEDLEEERDFLRCQLDRFIFSTKSQESNGNDSRSFAWRRQRETDRDQQAESQRSAHRRSFQQRPTQQTSANHKVMSSCPGPVSVQINSMFGPAHPQTLLQGHSGSTSSSCSSNNRSLELHESLSLLGDDDEYLEDSYLEEEEMMSGEDVISENMSLQNMGAAARPTGTHPALKTSRVFRIPRGRERQRVKDAAGVLFRYKKILVTYQRLKNMSKAFQIHGVDRNTVASTTPIAELLLVAPEKVAEVGEFDPSKEKLLDYARRCYIALDPQTLSKVQALKKNNLLLPISYRLKATDNR; translated from the exons ATGAACGATGCGGAATCAGCCACGAGAAAGCACGCAAATTCACGAGAGCTACAGA CTCCCAAGAATGAGGATGCATATGAAATCTCCATTCCCTTTGAAGATAACAACTTTGAGCAGCAGGGAGGTTTTTACAACCAGAATGAACAGAACTTTGATG GTACTAATCCGCCAGCACCAGGCAGCTCGTACCTGTTAATCACCAACTTGCGCACCCAACTGCAGATCTCACTGGAAAAAAACTCATGGCTGCAGAAACGCATCGAAGACCTGGAGGAGGAGAGAGACTTCCTGCGATGCCAGCTTGATCGCTTTATTTTCTCAACTAAGAGTCAGGAAAGCAATG GTAATGATTCCAGGAGTTTTGCTTGGAGGAGGCAGCGAGAGACTGATCGGG ATCAACAAGCAGAGAGCCAGCGGTCGGCCCACCGCCGATCATTCCAGCAGAGGCCAACCCAACAGACCTCAGCCAATCACAAGGTCATGAGCTCTTGCCCGGGTCCAGTTAGTGTTCAGATTAATTCCATGTTTGGACCTGCCCACCCTCAGACTCTTTTACAGGGCCACAGTGGCAGCACCAGCAGCAGCTGTAGTAGCAACAACAGATCCCTTGAACTGCATG AATCACTCTCTCTTCTGGGAGATGATGATGAATACCTGGAGGATAGTTACCTGGAGGAAGAGGAAATGATGTCTGGAGAGGATGTTATATCAGAAAACATGTCACTACAGAATATGGGTGCAGCTGCAAGACCCACCGGCACTCATCCAGCTCTGAAGACGAGCAGGGTCTTCAGAATtcccagagggagagagagacagcgag TGAAAGATGCAGCAGGTGTGTTGTTCCGCTATAAAAAGATCCTTGTGACGTACCAGAGGCTAAAGAACATGTCCAAGGCCTTCCAGATCCACGGAGTCGATCGAAACACTGTGGCCTCTACCACACCAATTGCTGAGCTTCTGCTGGTAGCCCCGGAGAAGGTGGCTGAGGTGGGCGAGTTTGACCCGTCCAAAGAAAAGCTTCTGGACTACGCCCGCCGCTGTTACATCGCCCTCGACCCCCAGACTCTCAGCAAAGTGCAAGCTCTGAAGAAAAACAACCTGCTACTGCCTATCTCCTACAG gttGAAAGCAACTGATAATCGATAA